A segment of the Coregonus clupeaformis isolate EN_2021a unplaced genomic scaffold, ASM2061545v1 scaf0241, whole genome shotgun sequence genome:
cacacacacacacacacacacacacacacacacacacgctgttaCGGAACCGAACAGACAAACCTACTGTTACACTATACTATAACCTAccctcatatcataacactacatacagacatgtctaccactaacctaccctcatatcataacactacatacagacatgtctaccactaacctaccctcatatcataacactacatacagacatgtctaccactaacctaccctcatatcataacactacatacagacatgtctaacactaacctaccctcatatcataacactacatacagacatgtctaccactaacctaccctcatatcataacactacatacagacatgtctaccactaacctaccctcatatcataacactacatacagacatgtctaccactaacctaccctcatatcataacactacatacagacatgtctaccactaacctaccctcatatcataacactacatacagacatgtctaccactaacctaccctcatatcataacactacatacagacatgtctaccactaacctaccctcatatcataacactacatACAGACATGTCTACCACTAACCTACCCTCATATCATAAAACTACATACAGACATGTCTACCAAAGTGAGACTCAGACATTTGAATTTGTAAAATGTAATTTACCAGATCTGTATAGTGATGATGTGGACGGTGGTGATGGTGATAATGGTGATGGTGACGGTGAGATGAAGGCGGTTGTGGCTGAGGATGGAAGTgctgtagttgttgttgttgttgttgttgttgttgttgttgttgtggcggTGGTGTTGGGTGGAGCCACTAAAAACCATTTTTTTTGCTaggtgaggagaggaagagatggagagatggagggagagatggaggcgaAGAgtcacatggagagagagagagagatggagggagagagagagttacaggcacagagagagatgtggagggggGTTACTCTTGTTCCTGTTGAGTTGTATAAAGACAGGGTGGTTACTCTTGTTCCTGTTGAGGTGTGTAAAGACAGGGTGGTTACTCTTGTTCCTGTTGAGGTGTGTAAAGACAGGGTGGTTACTCTTGTTCCTGTTGAGGTGTGTAAAGACAGGGTGGTTACTCTTGTTCCTGTTGAGGTGTGTAAAGACAGGGTGGTTACTCTTGTTCCTGTTGAGGTGTGTAAAGACAGGGTGGTTACTCTTGTTCCTGTTGaggtgtatctctctctctctctctctctctctctctctctctctctctctctctctctctctctctctctctctctctctcaaatataGGTCATGACAACTGCAAGTTTCATGATGCCATTCATACTGAAACCTGGGGTTTTATATCTTGAACTCATGACTGCTTAGTGATACTCAGATCGATATAGAAACACACAGACATTACAGAGGAAATTACAGTGTTCTGGTCCAGTGGCTTTTCACACCACTACAAACACACAGACTCACCCAGcctccactaacacactaactgCCTGCTGTCAACCACTGAACAACTACTACTGATAAGATGTTTAGTTCAATGCTATATTTCACTAAACTGGTTGTTGCCAATTAATAACAGCATATTTCAGAAGGTTCTAGATGTGATTGCTAATTTCAAATGACAGAATTTTAATTGTCAGACAAAACATATTGTAGTTATATCTGATATAACAGAATGCTATATATTATTTACGTGGTCATACAGTACATAGTTACTGCAGGTGTACAGCATGGgaagcagaggaggctggtggacagagatataggaggacgggctaaCCACAACGGCTGGAATGGAATAGATGGAAcgttatcaaatacatcaaacatgtgAATGACATAAAACAATGAATGCAATTATGATTTCAATTAAACTACTTTCTTACAAGACTGTAACGTGTGTGTTTTGGGTACACATGCTAAAGAAATAGAAGTCTTGTTTATACTCACTTATAACATGTAGCTTCACCTGTGTGATCTGTGCGATGTAACTTTCCTTTCTCTTTCCTGTTTCTACTCCACACCAGTAGGTCCCAGTATCATCTTCAGTCAGGTCACTGATGGTCACTGAGTAGGATTTCACTCTTCTGTTGTCAGATACAGAGAAACGCCCAGCTTTAGCAGTTCTCTGGTAAGCAGCGATCATATAAACACAAGTCTTGAAGTCTTTGCTTTCCTTGCAGAAATACTTGGTGCTGTACTCGCGGCCCTCTGGATAGTTGCAGCTGATGGTAGCTTCTCCTCCCAGATAGACCGTATCTGTGACTGACTTCTCACAGCAGTCATCTGTCAATAGGAACACACATCACAACCTTAGTCTAATACTATAGACTGACTTCCTTGACTAGTGGTACTAATCATGCAACAATATATCTAGCTAAAATCATTGTATAAAGTAAAGTAAAAGTCTCTCACCCTTCTTCACATCCAGCTCTACCTTGGTGTAACTGTCAGGAAAGACCAGTTTGTCCACTCCACACCAGTAGGTCTCTTCATCTTGTTTAGTCAGTTGTCTGATGATCACCTTGAAGTAGTTTCTCCCAGTGTTGTCATACAGAGAGAATCTACCACTGTGCTGCCAGCTGTTCTTCAATCCAGTTCTGATTATATCCTTGCCGTTGCCATCACTGAAATATTTTTGATTGTTGTCATGCTGATGTGAATATTTACAGTAGATGATGACAGTTCCTCCAGAGTATCCTGTCACTTTGAAGGAGCTCAAACAACCTGTCAATCAGACaagagaaaatatattttatattcctcTTGGTTTAGAGTTTTATATTCCTCttattcacacacacaaatacacacacacacacacacacacacacacacaaatacacacacacacacaaacacacacacacacacacacacacacacacacacgcacacacacacagaaacacacacacacacacacacacacacccacacacacaaatacacacacacacacaaaacacacacacacacacacacacacacacacacacagaaacacacacacacacacacacacacacacacacaaaaacctttATAAGCGTAACTGTGTGTTATTACATTGTTATAGAGAGTTATAACAAGCTTATTACCTGtcatgaaggagaggaggatgacaATGAGCAGGATCCTCATcttgttgtgttctctccaggttGGTCCAGGTGTCTATATGTCCTGATATAATGCTGTGTTCTCTCCAGGTTGGTCCAGGTGTCTATATGTCCTGATATAATGCTGTGTTCTCTCCAGGTTGGTCCAGGTGTCTATATGTCCTGATATAATGCTGTGTTCTCTCCAGGTTGGTCCAGGTGTCTATATGTCCTGATataatgttgtgttctctccaggttggtccaggtgtctatatgtcctgatataatgttgtgttctctccaggttggtccaggtgtctataggtcctgatataatgttgtgttctctccaggttggtccaggtgtctataggtcctgatataatgttgtgttctctccaggttggtccaggtgtctataggtcctgatataatgttgtgttctctccaggttGGTCCAGGTGTCTGTAGTTCCTGATataatgttgtgttctctccaggttggtccaggtgtctataggtcctgatataatgttgtgttctctccaggttggtccaggtgtctatatgtcctgatataatgttgtgttctctccaggttggtccaggtgtctataggtcctgatataatgttgtgttctctccaggttggtccaggtgtctataggtcctgatataatgttgtgttctctccaggttGGTCCAGGTGTCTGTAGGTCCTGATAtgatgttgtgttctctccaggttggtccaggtgtctataggtcctgatataatgttgtgttctctccaggttGGTCCAGGTGTCTGTATGTCCTGATataatgttgtgttctctccaggttGGTCCAGGTGTCTATATGTCCTGATATAATGCTGTGTGTCCAAGTCAcaactctctctgttctctctccactTAAAGTAACCTAAATACATGTACTttatgtactctctctctctctctctctctctgcccctccctctctctcactcacttcttGCACTCGTACAACTACGTACTTCCCTAtttctgtatctctttctctctctctctctttatctactAGTTCAAACCCTCCTACCACATGTTATTTCTGACAgaacctccctcttcctccttaaCCAATCACTTCTCTGTTCCTACatcacacagtagagagagagagagagagagagagagagagagagagagagagagagagggtaagagagagagcgagagagagagaaagagatcagTGAgacaaaaagagggagagagaggcctctATGGATCAAAGCACAGAAACACATTCATACACTCTCATGCAGACTGGAGGCTgtcagaggagagaaacagagttaTTCTGCCACTGGAgggcgatctccctccatctctccctccatctctccctccatctatccctccatctctccctccatctctccctccatctctctctccatctctccctccatctctcctctatctctccctgcatctctccctcaatttatccctccatctatccctccatctctccctccatctctccctccatctctccctccatctatcctcaatctatccctccatctcagcTCTGTGTGTCTAGTGACAGTGGTACATGCTGATGAGACAGGTACTGAGTTTACTGAcagcaccagtggaggctggtgaggggaggatgaCTTATAGTAATGTCTAGAATGGAAtgtatcaaacacatagaaatatATTGGTGCTTTATTGATAAATACACATAGACTCATTTCCCAGTTAAGTGGAGTAAAAAAACACTGAATAAGCAAAGCTTTCTAAAAGCTACAAACTGTCTCTTTTTGTTCAAGCCAGTGTTACATTCACAGTAGAAAAATTATTGAATGAATGAACGGACGTACAGAAGAAATGACCGACAAACGAACAAAATAATGAACGAACAGATGATTGAACTAACGAACAATcaaataaatcaataaatgaaTATACGAACAAATTAACAAATGAacgatatcaaaactatgaataaaaatatgaatgaattaattaaagaacaaacaaataaatCAATGATTGAATGAAAATATTAACTAATTAACAAAAGAACGATCAAATAaacaaatgaattaaaaacaCAAATGAGTGAAAACATTAATAAATGAAAACATGAATTCATGCTTTGCCATACAGATCAGTGACAGTAGTAGACTATGTAGCAGAGTGTTTAATGGTGTAGTACATCTATGAGGTGTCTACATCTGTAGGGTGAGTGTCTGGGTGGTTACTAGCATCAGAGTCTGTACTGAAGGAGACAGTATTATAGtggagacaggctggatctctggggaagttgatagtagcatagtggagacaggctggatctctggggaagttgacagtagcatagtggagacaagctggatctctggggaagttgacagtagcatagtggagacaggctggatctctggggaagttgacagtagcatagtggagacaggctggatctctggggaagttgacagtagcatagtggagacaggctggatctctggggaagttgacagtagcatagtggagacaagctggatctctggggaagttgacagtagcatagGTCACACTGTCTTGAACCTATGTTATGGACCAACGTTGGAGTAAATGTCATCTGGACTAGGATTGGTTGCCGTGGCATAGATGGTGGTGATGTCACAGGCTGTATCTGGGTTCTGATTGGTTGCTGTGGCGTAGATTGGGTTAGTGATGGTTCCTATGTCTGGATCTTGGTTGTCTGTCATTGAGTCAGGAAGCAACGGTCTGGGAGAGTGTTTGGCTGCTGAAGAGGAAAGCAAACAGattaacaaatatatatatatatatatatatatatatatattaaatgtttttatttataaaaGCTATATGTATATCCTGACAtatttatgaaaaataataataatgattgcATGTGATAACTACTGTACCTGTtggtctcctgtctctgtctctcctctgtctaaaGAACATGAACAGCAGCAGACCCAGCAGTAGTAGAACAacacccagaccaacaccagagaacatcacatcacctagaacacacagaccaacaccagagaaaatcacatcacctagaacacccagaccaacaccagagaacatcacatcacctagaacacccagaccaacaccagagaacatcagatcacctagaacacccagaccaacaccagagaacatcacatcacctagaacacccagaccaacaccagagaacatcagatcacctagaacacccagaccaacaccagagaacatcacatcacctagaacacccagaccaacaccagagaacATCACATCACCTAGAACACACAGACCAACACCAGTGAACATCAcatcacctagaacacccagacaaacaccagagaacatcacatcacctagatcacccagaccaacaccagagaacatcacatcacctagaacacccagaccaacaccagagaacatcagatcacctagaacacccagaccAACATCAGAGAACATCAgatcacctagaacacccagaccaacaccagagaacatcacatcacctagaacacccagaccaacaccagagaacatcagatcacctagaacacccagaccaacaccagagaacatcagatcacctagaacacccagaGACAGTACACAGGCATAATGTTCCAGTGATGCTACATTTagctagtctctactgtactgtacttctgTGTTTCTTCATttcagagggagggaagagggaagacaaCATTAGACAGAGAAACAGGTGGGTGTTGAGGAGAGCAGAAATAAAGATGAAATGTTAATGATGAGATATCAATAAGAAAAGACAGATTATTCAATCTAATACCAAGTATCAGGCAAAGTCTGTTTTTTATGTGGTTCAATCTCAATCATTGTCTGGAGGTGGAAGATGTAATGGCTAGTTTCCACCACAAATGTATCTTTACATTCATAGTTGTAGTTTATTTTAACTTATATTAATATTGTTGTTACCTTGTGTTCTAGCCACGTGCCAAAATATCTTCGGCCTTAACAACACAAGTGCCAATATATCCTTGGACCAAACAACACCCGTGTCAATATATCCTCGGTCCTAGCAACACcaatgccaatatatcctccaaacactggcttcttaGGCATTATCAATTAAAAagcagattcacacacacacagccattaaaTAAAAGTGAATACGGACACTTGGTAAAGGTTATCTTATTGAAAGCACATTGACAGGTTCATCATTGTATCATCAATCATCATAAAGTTGACATTGTAACTCGTGTACATTACAACAAAGCAACAGGCTAGTCAATACAGGCATATGAAACCCCACAGTTCTCACACAATTAAATTACACTTTTAAATTAAACACAGACTTGTTAATCAGGAAACTCTTgggtatgttgtggtggactgtAATTACAATTGCTTTACGGGAACCT
Coding sequences within it:
- the LOC123484235 gene encoding polymeric immunoglobulin receptor-like; this encodes MRILLIVILLSFMTGCLSSFKVTGYSGGTVIIYCKYSHQHDNNQKYFSDGNGKDIIRTGLKNSWQHSGRFSLYDNTGRNYFKVIIRQLTKQDEETYWCGVDKLVFPDSYTKVELDVKKDDCCEKSVTDTVYLGGEATISCNYPEGREYSTKYFCKESKDFKTCVYMIAAYQRTAKAGRFSVSDNRRVKSYSVTISDLTEDDTGTYWNKSNHPVFTHLNRNKSNHPVFTHLNRNKSNHPVFTHLNRNKSNHPVFTHLNRNKSNHPVFIQLNRNKTKKMVFSGSTQHHRHNNNNNNNNNNNNYSTSILSHNRLHLTVTITIITITTVHIITIQIW